One window of the Verrucomicrobiota bacterium genome contains the following:
- a CDS encoding SDR family oxidoreductase, producing MSFLRMQGRVILVMGVANKKSVAYHIAKTLEDEGATVVYSVRSQARKDSLDKWLSGKPVYICDVENKTEIESLAGEVSSDFPQIDGIVHSIAFANYSEGIKPFHETSREDFLQATQVSCFSIVEVVNAFKPFLSVDASVLAIGISSHLVTAENYGYMSPIKAALDGTMRYLAKSFSKDSNVRFNTVNPSLLKTSASAGIPGYLESYLFSEKITFRGEAVKTQEVADVAVFLLSPRSSGINGGSLKVDAGMDCNYFDKEVVRLAMRPETKGDQNV from the coding sequence ATGAGTTTTTTAAGAATGCAGGGCAGAGTTATTCTCGTAATGGGAGTAGCGAACAAAAAATCTGTTGCTTATCATATAGCAAAAACCCTGGAAGATGAGGGAGCCACCGTTGTCTACAGTGTTCGCTCCCAAGCACGAAAAGACAGCCTTGATAAGTGGTTATCAGGAAAGCCGGTCTATATCTGTGATGTCGAAAACAAAACGGAAATCGAATCCCTTGCTGGAGAAGTGAGTTCTGATTTTCCGCAAATAGATGGTATTGTTCATTCTATTGCTTTTGCTAACTACAGCGAAGGGATAAAACCATTTCATGAAACGAGTCGCGAAGACTTTTTACAAGCTACGCAAGTGTCCTGTTTCAGTATCGTGGAGGTGGTTAATGCGTTTAAACCATTTCTATCGGTGGATGCTTCTGTTTTGGCCATAGGCATTTCATCTCATCTCGTGACTGCTGAAAATTATGGATATATGTCTCCGATAAAAGCCGCGCTTGATGGTACTATGAGGTATCTGGCCAAATCATTTAGCAAGGATTCGAATGTTCGTTTTAATACCGTAAATCCCAGTTTACTCAAAACAAGTGCGTCTGCCGGTATCCCCGGTTACCTGGAAAGCTATTTGTTTTCAGAAAAAATAACCTTTAGAGGTGAAGCTGTAAAAACCCAAGAAGTTGCCGATGTAGCTGTATTTTTATTAAGTCCAAGATCAAGCGGCATTAATGGTGGAAGCCTCAAGGTCGATGCCGGGATGGACTGCAATTATTTTGACAAGGAAGTTGTTCGATTGGCGATGCGTCCAGAAACTAAAGGCGATCAAAACGTATGA
- a CDS encoding PilT/PilU family type 4a pilus ATPase: MSAEDTINSLLKLAVENEASDIHIKSDKPGILRLNGVLQEVDMDPISAAETRDFIAETVPFKFKEDWEHNGQIDYSYSISGIGRFRVNGFFQRGSVSIVFRHVKDQAPTFDDLNISNAEVLENLCQLKDGIVLICGATGSGKSSTLASMMNWINNNLNRHIVTLEDPIEFNFDDRKSVFNQREIGIDAPSFSQGMRAVLRQDPDIILIGEMRDKTTFETALSAAETGHLVLSTLHSSGSQAAIQRVFEFFPPDQQVIMRRQIAGSLRAVCTQKLVPSLEGDTRYPAIETFVIDSLGKNIIEEGLFEKIPAVVEAGKENGSNTFNQSLYHLVQEGLISKNDALKFSPNAKALEMNLKGIFLSTGGIVS; the protein is encoded by the coding sequence ATGAGCGCAGAAGATACAATCAATAGCCTCCTCAAACTGGCAGTTGAAAACGAAGCCAGTGATATCCATATCAAATCTGACAAGCCTGGAATCTTGCGTCTCAACGGTGTTCTTCAAGAAGTCGACATGGACCCAATAAGTGCGGCCGAAACAAGGGACTTCATTGCTGAAACTGTGCCATTCAAGTTCAAGGAAGATTGGGAACACAATGGACAAATCGACTATAGTTATTCCATTTCTGGAATTGGTCGCTTTCGAGTAAATGGATTTTTCCAACGAGGCAGCGTCAGTATAGTGTTTCGCCATGTTAAGGACCAGGCTCCAACTTTTGACGATTTGAATATTTCAAACGCGGAAGTCTTGGAGAATCTCTGTCAATTAAAAGATGGAATAGTATTGATTTGTGGAGCCACCGGATCCGGTAAGTCTTCCACTTTGGCGTCTATGATGAATTGGATAAATAATAATCTGAATCGTCATATCGTAACGTTGGAAGATCCTATTGAATTCAATTTTGATGATAGAAAGTCCGTTTTTAATCAACGTGAAATAGGAATCGATGCCCCGAGTTTTTCGCAAGGTATGCGTGCTGTGTTACGACAGGATCCAGATATCATCCTAATTGGAGAAATGCGTGATAAGACAACCTTCGAAACTGCTTTATCGGCAGCTGAGACAGGTCACTTGGTACTATCAACATTACACTCATCTGGATCTCAGGCGGCCATTCAACGAGTATTCGAATTTTTTCCTCCTGATCAGCAAGTAATAATGCGTCGCCAAATCGCAGGTTCACTCAGGGCAGTTTGCACACAAAAGCTGGTTCCATCGCTTGAGGGCGATACCCGGTACCCAGCCATCGAAACCTTTGTAATTGATTCTTTGGGAAAGAATATAATCGAGGAAGGTTTGTTTGAAAAAATTCCAGCGGTGGTGGAAGCAGGAAAGGAAAACGGTTCAAACACATTTAATCAAAGCCTGTATCATCTGGTTCAAGAGGGATTAATCAGTAAGAATGATGCTTTGAAATTCTCGCCTAATGCGAAAGCATTGGAAATGAACCTGAAAGGTATTTTCCTCAGTACAGGCGGTATTGTTTCTTAA
- the fabD gene encoding ACP S-malonyltransferase: MPTGLLFSGQGAQKVGMGKSLYENSSLVRELYDKANAVLGYDFSKVCFEGPQDELTKTNICQSALYVHGLVCHALWKNSSPEEQPAAALGLSLGELTALAVAGVYDFEVGLQIVAERGRLMQMACEQTNGGMASVLGGSREDVKALADEFDVDMANLNCPGQIVISGEASNVDAAVEAGKSRGFKRLMPLTVAGAYHSRLMEPARVAFEGYLKEISFRVPIIPVFSNVDASATQEPEVIKGKLVKQVVSPVLWEDCMLAAKSKSGITQFAECGMGGILKSLAKRIDREMEVEAFQEFDDFKHS, translated from the coding sequence ATGCCAACAGGTTTACTATTTTCAGGCCAAGGAGCTCAAAAAGTCGGGATGGGGAAATCCCTCTACGAAAACAGCTCACTTGTAAGAGAGCTTTACGACAAAGCAAACGCAGTACTGGGATATGATTTTTCCAAGGTATGCTTTGAGGGTCCTCAGGACGAATTGACAAAGACAAATATTTGTCAGTCGGCACTCTACGTTCATGGACTGGTTTGTCATGCCTTGTGGAAGAATTCGAGTCCTGAAGAGCAACCAGCCGCTGCGCTAGGACTGAGCTTAGGGGAATTGACAGCGTTAGCTGTGGCCGGGGTCTATGATTTCGAGGTGGGACTTCAAATTGTCGCGGAGCGTGGTAGACTCATGCAAATGGCATGCGAACAAACTAATGGCGGCATGGCCAGTGTGCTAGGAGGAAGCAGAGAAGATGTTAAAGCCCTGGCGGATGAATTCGATGTCGACATGGCTAACTTGAATTGCCCAGGCCAAATTGTAATTTCAGGTGAAGCTTCAAACGTTGATGCAGCAGTCGAAGCCGGAAAGAGTAGGGGATTTAAGCGCCTGATGCCTCTCACGGTAGCAGGTGCCTACCACAGTCGCCTTATGGAACCAGCGCGCGTTGCATTTGAAGGTTATTTGAAAGAAATCAGCTTCCGCGTCCCAATAATTCCAGTATTCTCTAATGTAGACGCATCGGCGACTCAAGAACCGGAAGTAATAAAAGGGAAATTAGTTAAGCAGGTGGTTTCTCCGGTACTGTGGGAAGATTGCATGTTAGCCGCAAAATCGAAATCCGGTATCACACAATTTGCTGAATGCGGCATGGGGGGTATTCTTAAGAGTCTTGCTAAACGAATTGACCGAGAAATGGAAGTCGAGGCATTTCAGGAATTTGACGATTTCAAGCATTCGTGA
- the lepA gene encoding translation elongation factor 4, giving the protein MYPLKDIRNFCIIAHVDHGKTTLSDRLLESTQTVVKREMKEQLLDSMDLERERGITIKSHPVTMLYTAKDGRTYRFNLIDTPGHVDFSYEVSRSLAAAEGALLLIDAAQGVEAQTVANAHLAVAQNLAIIPVINKIDLPGANLELCLKQLEDILAIPAEEAVLASAKEGIGIEEILEAVVKHVPPPRLADYPQTRVLVFDSVYDSYKGVICYVRIFSGRLRGGDKIILMKDGVKAEIKEVGIFTPGMKEVDELTAGNSGYIVTNIKAVSDIKMGDTVTLDKDPAKEMLEGYQEIRPMVYSGIYSLDTSDYQKLKSSMGKLRLNDAAFTFQAESSVALGFGFRCGFLGLLHMEIIQERIRREYDVDIIATYPSVVYKVKTTDHQFLQVDNPVNLPDPETIEYIEEPMIVATIHIPGQYIGDILALVMDKRGLCEHTETLDETRLMLTCRLPLNEVLVDFNDKLKSITKGYGSMDYEFAEYQRSKLVKLDILVNGEPVDAFSSIVHVDKAEGKGRELCKKLKDILPRQMFKIPVQATIGGKVVARETLSAFRKDVTAKCYGGDISRKRKLLDKQKEGKKRMKQIGKVSIPQEAFIDILKSST; this is encoded by the coding sequence ATGTATCCATTAAAAGATATCCGCAATTTCTGTATTATCGCTCACGTTGATCACGGCAAAACAACCTTGTCTGATCGCTTGCTAGAGAGCACTCAAACAGTGGTTAAGCGGGAAATGAAGGAGCAGCTGCTCGACTCGATGGACTTAGAGCGAGAGCGTGGTATTACCATAAAATCCCACCCGGTTACCATGCTTTATACCGCAAAAGACGGCCGGACCTACCGCTTTAATCTGATTGATACACCCGGACACGTAGACTTTTCATATGAAGTTTCCCGAAGCCTGGCTGCCGCGGAAGGAGCTCTTCTACTTATTGATGCAGCTCAGGGTGTAGAGGCTCAAACCGTCGCCAATGCGCATTTAGCTGTTGCCCAGAATCTCGCAATAATTCCGGTTATCAATAAAATCGATCTACCTGGTGCAAATCTTGAACTTTGCTTGAAACAACTGGAAGATATTTTGGCGATCCCAGCTGAAGAAGCGGTTTTGGCAAGCGCGAAGGAGGGGATAGGGATTGAAGAAATTCTTGAAGCGGTCGTAAAACACGTGCCACCGCCAAGACTTGCTGATTATCCACAAACACGAGTCTTGGTTTTCGATTCAGTTTACGATTCTTACAAGGGGGTTATCTGTTATGTTCGGATTTTTTCGGGCAGACTAAGAGGTGGTGATAAAATCATTTTGATGAAGGATGGCGTCAAAGCTGAGATAAAGGAAGTAGGGATCTTTACACCTGGAATGAAGGAGGTCGATGAACTGACGGCCGGTAATTCCGGTTATATTGTGACGAACATCAAAGCAGTCTCGGATATTAAAATGGGCGACACTGTCACTCTGGACAAAGATCCGGCAAAAGAAATGCTCGAAGGCTATCAAGAGATCCGTCCTATGGTTTACAGCGGTATATATTCTCTCGATACATCCGATTATCAGAAACTAAAATCAAGCATGGGAAAGTTGAGGCTTAATGATGCTGCATTTACGTTTCAGGCTGAAAGCTCTGTAGCATTGGGTTTTGGATTTCGGTGTGGCTTTTTGGGATTACTTCATATGGAAATTATCCAGGAGCGAATTCGAAGGGAGTATGATGTTGATATCATCGCCACGTATCCAAGTGTTGTTTACAAAGTAAAAACAACCGATCATCAATTCCTGCAGGTGGATAATCCGGTGAATTTGCCTGATCCGGAAACTATTGAATATATTGAAGAGCCGATGATTGTGGCTACGATTCACATACCTGGACAATATATCGGCGACATATTGGCGTTGGTTATGGATAAGCGCGGGCTCTGTGAACATACGGAGACGTTGGATGAAACACGCCTTATGTTAACCTGTCGATTGCCCCTTAATGAAGTGCTCGTTGATTTTAATGACAAACTAAAAAGCATAACCAAGGGCTACGGTTCCATGGATTACGAATTTGCAGAATACCAAAGATCTAAATTGGTCAAACTCGACATTCTGGTTAATGGGGAACCGGTAGATGCTTTTTCTTCCATTGTGCACGTCGACAAAGCCGAAGGTAAAGGCAGGGAGCTTTGCAAGAAGTTGAAAGATATTCTGCCGCGGCAAATGTTTAAGATTCCGGTGCAAGCAACGATTGGCGGTAAAGTTGTTGCTCGCGAAACGCTGAGTGCTTTTAGAAAAGATGTTACCGCGAAATGTTATGGAGGAGATATTTCGCGAAAAAGAAAACTTCTGGATAAGCAAAAAGAAGGCAAAAAACGTATGAAGCAAATTGGGAAAGTTTCAATTCCCCAAGAAGCCTTTATTGATATTCTTAAAAGCAGTACCTAG
- a CDS encoding 3-oxoacyl-ACP synthase III, with product MRFEQVAIEAIAYDTPPEVLSSDEIEDFLNDTYQRLRLPKGRLELMTGIQERKFYPIETLPSMISAKAGRAAMQKSRFERDEFDLVVHAAVCRDRMEPATASYIHGQLKLSPKAQIWDLSNACLGFLNAITLVGGMIESGQIERALICSGENGKSLMDWTLAELKKPEQTRKSVKPYFANLTIGAGGVAAVLCKADLAPECPRVLTGTVRTDSTSNLLCEGGSSGQGELQMLTDSEELLKTGIQLAQSTWSAFMDESGWNGNSIDRFVCHQVGSAHRRQLFESLNLDLEKDYITYPNWGNVGSVSCPLTLAKAIEDRVILPDEKVAILGIGSGLSCLMLALQF from the coding sequence ATGAGATTTGAACAAGTAGCCATTGAAGCGATTGCCTACGATACTCCTCCTGAAGTTCTTTCCTCGGATGAGATTGAGGATTTCCTGAATGATACTTATCAACGACTGCGTTTACCGAAAGGACGCTTGGAATTGATGACCGGGATTCAGGAGAGAAAGTTTTATCCTATTGAAACTCTTCCCTCAATGATCAGTGCCAAGGCCGGAAGAGCGGCCATGCAGAAAAGTCGTTTTGAGCGAGATGAGTTTGACCTTGTTGTGCATGCAGCCGTTTGCCGCGATCGCATGGAACCTGCAACCGCCTCTTATATCCATGGTCAGTTAAAGCTTAGCCCCAAAGCGCAAATCTGGGATCTCTCGAATGCCTGTTTGGGGTTTTTGAATGCCATCACTTTAGTCGGAGGAATGATAGAATCTGGTCAAATTGAGCGGGCATTAATATGCTCAGGGGAAAATGGAAAATCCCTTATGGACTGGACTTTGGCAGAGTTGAAAAAACCAGAGCAAACGCGTAAGTCTGTTAAACCTTATTTTGCAAATCTGACCATTGGTGCCGGCGGTGTTGCAGCCGTTTTATGTAAAGCTGATTTGGCTCCTGAATGCCCCAGAGTTTTGACCGGAACCGTTCGAACGGACTCGACAAGTAATTTGCTTTGTGAAGGAGGATCTTCGGGGCAAGGCGAGCTTCAAATGCTGACTGATTCCGAAGAACTCCTGAAAACAGGAATTCAGTTAGCGCAGTCAACCTGGTCTGCATTTATGGATGAGAGCGGTTGGAATGGAAACAGCATCGATCGATTTGTTTGTCATCAAGTTGGTTCTGCACACAGGCGCCAGTTGTTCGAATCCCTGAATCTTGATTTGGAAAAGGATTATATCACCTATCCAAACTGGGGCAACGTCGGATCCGTTTCCTGCCCGTTGACATTAGCAAAAGCTATTGAAGACAGAGTTATTTTGCCGGATGAGAAAGTTGCAATTTTGGGGATCGGTAGCGGACTCAGTTGCTTAATGTTAGCCTTACAATTCTGA
- the malQ gene encoding 4-alpha-glucanotransferase, with amino-acid sequence MNRPPLFNWLKERGSGVLLHPTSFPGDQGIGTLDHSAYAFIDFLEKCQMKYWQVCPLGPTGFGDSPYQTFSAFAGNPYLINLKDLVAIELLETKDLESFRFMPGSRTDFGLLYEYRWPVLRKAFSKYKSSSNQWKDLQKNFETFKKKEADWLEPFGLFMALKDNFDGRSWLNWPKEFRAYKTIKQKDLTPDVLLSAESHQFFQFLFYSQWSKLKSYANDKGIQIIGDIPIFVALDSVDVWCNPEFFQIDKRSFKPKAVAGCPPDYFSKDGQFWGNPLYDWDQLKKDEFIWWINRFKASLKLYDIVRIDHFRGFESYWSIRADAKTAAEGGWVAGPGLEFFNAIHKALPKAKIIAEDLGLITPEVRKLLHDTGLPGMAVLQFAFGGDSNNLYLPHNLDKNSVIYSGTHDNDTTIGWFKSAGESIQSHVQRYFDVPGNAVGWDFIRSSYRSASNLAILPLQDLMGLDSSGRMNEPGKALGNWQWRYQSWQLELLNNESAEYLAGLSSLYGR; translated from the coding sequence GTGAATAGACCACCATTATTTAATTGGCTAAAAGAGCGAGGCTCAGGGGTTCTTCTACATCCGACTTCCTTCCCGGGAGATCAAGGAATCGGAACCTTGGATCACTCCGCTTATGCGTTTATAGATTTTCTGGAAAAATGCCAAATGAAGTATTGGCAGGTTTGCCCTCTTGGGCCGACGGGATTTGGAGACTCACCTTATCAAACCTTTTCAGCATTTGCGGGAAATCCATACCTGATTAATCTAAAAGACCTCGTTGCCATAGAATTACTGGAAACAAAAGATTTAGAGTCATTCAGGTTTATGCCGGGAAGTCGCACGGACTTTGGGTTATTGTACGAATATAGATGGCCCGTCCTCCGTAAAGCATTCTCAAAATACAAAAGCTCCTCCAATCAATGGAAAGACCTTCAGAAGAACTTTGAGACCTTCAAGAAAAAGGAAGCAGATTGGCTGGAGCCTTTCGGTTTGTTTATGGCATTAAAGGATAATTTCGATGGTCGCTCCTGGTTAAATTGGCCCAAGGAGTTTCGTGCTTATAAAACGATTAAACAAAAAGATCTTACGCCGGATGTATTGTTATCGGCTGAATCACACCAATTCTTCCAGTTTTTGTTTTATTCTCAATGGTCTAAATTGAAAAGTTATGCCAACGACAAAGGAATCCAGATTATTGGCGATATTCCCATATTCGTTGCACTTGATAGTGTAGATGTTTGGTGCAATCCGGAGTTTTTCCAGATTGATAAACGTTCGTTTAAACCAAAAGCCGTAGCTGGTTGCCCTCCGGATTACTTTTCTAAAGACGGTCAATTCTGGGGAAATCCTCTTTATGATTGGGACCAACTCAAGAAAGACGAATTCATCTGGTGGATTAACCGTTTCAAAGCTTCACTCAAACTCTACGACATAGTCCGCATAGATCATTTCAGAGGATTTGAGTCATATTGGTCCATACGAGCCGATGCAAAAACTGCGGCAGAAGGAGGTTGGGTTGCCGGCCCGGGATTGGAGTTTTTTAATGCGATTCATAAGGCCCTTCCCAAAGCTAAAATTATAGCCGAAGACCTCGGACTTATTACACCTGAAGTCAGAAAGCTTCTTCACGATACTGGATTGCCTGGAATGGCAGTTTTACAATTCGCGTTTGGCGGTGATAGTAACAACTTGTACTTGCCTCATAACCTCGATAAAAACTCGGTAATTTATTCAGGTACTCATGATAATGATACCACAATTGGATGGTTCAAAAGCGCTGGGGAAAGTATTCAAAGCCATGTTCAACGTTACTTTGATGTGCCAGGGAATGCTGTCGGTTGGGATTTCATAAGATCTTCATATCGATCTGCATCCAATTTGGCTATTCTTCCGCTACAGGATTTAATGGGTCTGGACAGTTCCGGAAGGATGAATGAACCGGGTAAAGCGTTAGGGAATTGGCAATGGCGTTACCAGTCTTGGCAATTAGAACTTCTCAACAACGAAAGCGCTGAATACTTGGCTGGTTTAAGCTCTCTCTACGGACGTTGA
- a CDS encoding alpha/beta fold hydrolase codes for MEIPDHIRTEYPFSPNWFTTGAQKLHYVDEGQGSAVVMMHGNPTWSFYYRNVIKCLKTNHRCLALDNIGCGLSDKPQDYEYTLKHHIENAVGWIETLELESFDLVVHDWGGAIGMGVAQALSKRVRKIVILNTAAFYMDRIPKRIAVCKIPIIGDLIIRGFNGFAWPATRMAVSKALTKEVKDGYLLPYNNWKNRIANLRFVQDIPTNSNQETFKVLEAIETFLPKLKGHSVLIGWGLKDFCFDEVFLEKWKSIFPSAEVFAYPKSGHYILEDEKDTLIPEIRRFLTE; via the coding sequence TTGGAAATTCCTGATCATATTCGAACTGAGTACCCTTTCAGTCCTAATTGGTTTACGACCGGAGCTCAAAAACTTCATTATGTAGACGAAGGGCAGGGGAGTGCGGTGGTGATGATGCACGGGAATCCCACCTGGTCCTTTTACTATCGAAATGTAATAAAGTGCCTTAAAACCAATCACAGATGCTTAGCTTTAGATAATATAGGCTGTGGGCTTTCTGATAAGCCCCAAGATTATGAATACACGCTAAAGCACCATATTGAAAATGCCGTGGGGTGGATCGAAACCCTTGAATTGGAATCATTCGATTTGGTCGTCCACGATTGGGGTGGGGCGATAGGAATGGGTGTTGCACAAGCGCTTTCAAAAAGAGTTCGGAAAATCGTTATTTTGAACACAGCTGCTTTTTATATGGATAGAATTCCAAAGCGAATTGCGGTTTGCAAAATTCCAATCATTGGGGATTTGATCATTCGAGGTTTCAATGGATTCGCCTGGCCTGCAACCAGGATGGCTGTTTCAAAGGCTTTAACAAAGGAAGTCAAAGATGGATATTTGCTTCCTTATAATAATTGGAAAAATCGAATTGCTAACCTAAGGTTTGTTCAAGACATACCAACTAATTCAAATCAGGAAACCTTCAAGGTTCTGGAGGCAATTGAAACGTTTTTACCCAAATTAAAGGGACATTCAGTTCTTATAGGTTGGGGGCTTAAAGACTTCTGTTTTGACGAAGTGTTTCTTGAGAAGTGGAAGAGCATTTTCCCGTCGGCCGAAGTATTCGCGTATCCTAAATCAGGACACTACATACTTGAGGACGAAAAAGATACTTTGATTCCAGAAATCAGACGTTTTCTGACTGAATAA
- a CDS encoding beta-hydroxyacyl-ACP dehydratase, whose translation MPATSEVLRSIPHRPPFLFVDEVLEMRDDGATTRLTVKENFEFFEGHYPGNPIMPGVIICEAVFQSAAVFLVKKYSGNYENKKVTPVLGRILNARFREMVKPGDILTIEVSIQEKVGMFFICKGVVKNGEKRALNIEYTLALKDED comes from the coding sequence ATGCCAGCAACTTCAGAAGTTCTAAGATCCATTCCGCATCGACCGCCATTTTTATTCGTCGATGAAGTTCTGGAAATGCGTGATGACGGAGCTACAACGCGATTAACCGTTAAAGAAAACTTCGAATTTTTTGAAGGGCATTATCCAGGTAATCCTATCATGCCAGGAGTTATTATTTGTGAAGCTGTTTTCCAGAGTGCCGCGGTATTCCTGGTTAAGAAATACTCAGGAAACTATGAGAATAAGAAAGTGACTCCAGTTCTTGGGCGCATCCTGAATGCGCGTTTTAGAGAAATGGTAAAGCCAGGCGACATCTTAACCATCGAAGTGAGTATTCAAGAGAAAGTGGGTATGTTTTTCATATGCAAAGGTGTCGTTAAAAATGGTGAAAAACGAGCGTTGAATATTGAATACACCTTAGCCCTCAAGGACGAAGATTAA
- the lepB gene encoding signal peptidase I has product MKIKGEEDWGKVRLASEELEKALKRVGGYFYPQNFWAENAEMFLVAAIVALAIRTFFLQPFKIPTNSMYPSYNGMTHEVYEEEDAPGPLGKIATFLAWGSVRREISAPVSGEILLPINDFEQVPGRKWLVLPTRLNQYSLLVGNTEVSFKVPGEFHPQEVFMDAFFPDNEGDWNDLIQELRFQRERVVMHKGAAYVRTGKTVEKGDNVLSFAIHTGDALFVDRISYHFIRPDVGDAIVFKTGNIPNVGDDKYYIKRLVGVPGDVLQVKAPELYRNGELITGTDAFDKNAKQVYNYAGYSYRNSSSMRYLSNPTETVTIPNDSFFAMGDNSPHSSDSRYWGFVPKKEMVGRAMFIYYPFTHRWGLAN; this is encoded by the coding sequence TTGAAGATTAAAGGAGAAGAAGACTGGGGAAAGGTTCGTTTGGCTTCTGAAGAACTGGAAAAAGCCTTAAAGCGAGTTGGCGGGTATTTTTATCCGCAAAATTTTTGGGCAGAAAATGCCGAAATGTTTCTTGTAGCAGCCATAGTCGCCTTGGCGATTCGCACTTTTTTCCTACAACCCTTTAAAATTCCCACGAATTCAATGTATCCCTCATATAACGGAATGACGCACGAGGTATATGAAGAAGAAGATGCTCCCGGTCCTTTGGGTAAGATTGCTACTTTTTTGGCGTGGGGTTCGGTTCGACGCGAAATTTCAGCACCTGTATCTGGAGAGATTCTCTTACCGATAAATGATTTTGAACAGGTTCCAGGAAGAAAATGGTTAGTGCTGCCGACTAGATTGAATCAGTACTCTTTGTTGGTGGGCAATACTGAGGTGAGCTTCAAGGTTCCCGGAGAATTTCATCCGCAAGAGGTTTTCATGGATGCTTTTTTCCCTGACAATGAAGGTGACTGGAATGATTTGATACAGGAGTTAAGATTTCAAAGAGAAAGAGTTGTTATGCATAAAGGGGCTGCATACGTGCGAACCGGAAAGACAGTAGAAAAAGGAGATAATGTACTCTCATTTGCAATCCATACTGGAGATGCATTGTTTGTTGACCGGATTTCTTACCATTTCATTAGACCAGATGTTGGAGATGCTATTGTCTTTAAAACTGGAAATATTCCAAATGTAGGTGACGACAAATACTACATTAAACGCCTCGTCGGAGTACCTGGTGATGTGCTGCAGGTGAAAGCTCCGGAATTATACAGGAATGGTGAGTTAATAACCGGAACGGATGCTTTCGATAAAAATGCCAAGCAAGTATACAACTACGCAGGGTACTCATACCGAAATTCTTCCTCAATGCGGTACCTGAGTAACCCTACGGAGACGGTTACTATTCCCAATGACTCTTTTTTTGCTATGGGTGACAATTCACCACACAGCTCCGACAGTCGTTATTGGGGCTTTGTCCCTAAAAAGGAGATGGTTGGTCGAGCAATGTTTATCTATTATCCGTTTACCCATCGCTGGGGATTGGCGAATTAA